A single window of Archangium gephyra DNA harbors:
- a CDS encoding diguanylate cyclase, whose amino-acid sequence MERHERPSERALILVVEDDPGTRDSLVELLAARFDVLGASDGQSGLVLARERHPDLVLLDRFLDQEDGLAVLESLQHDKATESVPVIFLTGDSDEATLEKCLEMGAVDFVHKPASARELMARIDRALRQSEQQHRLQVLAQTDALTGLANFRALSLRLEEEFKRANRYQYPMSVVVIDLDHLKAINDGMGHDVGNRAILALASHLRTNLREVDFAARFGGDEFVALLPHQTAAEAAVFAERIRAGLRTVKVTRSDGRPAPFGLSVSVGIADHSTAQPKESTEALLRAADAALYEAKREGRDRVVVYGATEMPPPKVQRH is encoded by the coding sequence ATGGAACGGCACGAGCGCCCCAGTGAGAGGGCCCTGATCCTGGTCGTGGAGGACGACCCGGGTACACGCGACAGCCTGGTGGAGCTGCTCGCCGCCCGGTTCGATGTCCTGGGCGCCAGCGACGGCCAGTCAGGCCTGGTGCTCGCCCGCGAGCGGCACCCGGATCTGGTGCTGCTGGATCGCTTCCTGGACCAGGAGGACGGCCTGGCGGTGCTCGAGTCCCTGCAGCACGACAAGGCGACCGAGTCCGTGCCCGTCATCTTCCTCACCGGCGACTCGGACGAGGCCACGCTGGAGAAGTGCCTGGAGATGGGCGCCGTGGACTTCGTCCACAAGCCGGCCAGCGCCCGCGAGCTGATGGCCCGCATCGACAGGGCCCTGCGCCAGAGCGAGCAGCAGCATCGGCTCCAGGTGCTGGCCCAGACGGACGCCCTCACGGGCCTGGCCAACTTCCGGGCGCTGTCGCTGCGGCTGGAAGAGGAGTTCAAGCGCGCCAACCGCTACCAGTACCCGATGTCGGTGGTGGTGATCGATCTGGATCACCTCAAGGCCATCAACGACGGCATGGGCCACGACGTGGGCAACCGGGCCATCCTGGCGCTCGCCAGCCACCTGCGCACCAACCTGCGCGAGGTGGACTTCGCGGCCCGCTTCGGCGGCGATGAGTTCGTCGCGCTGCTGCCCCACCAGACGGCGGCCGAGGCGGCGGTGTTCGCCGAGCGGATCCGCGCCGGACTGCGCACCGTGAAGGTGACGCGCAGCGACGGGCGGCCGGCTCCCTTCGGACTGAGCGTGAGCGTGGGGATCGCGGATCACTCGACCGCGCAGCCCAAGGAGAGCACCGAGGCCCTGCTCAGGGCGGCGGACGCGGCGCTCTACGAGGCCAAGCGCGAGGGCCGCGATCGGGTCGTGGTGTACGGGGCGACCGAGATGCCGCCCCCCAAGGTTCAGCGGCACTGA
- a CDS encoding tetratricopeptide repeat protein, giving the protein MYNLLIALGVGLVITLGIKLSGIGSIWAGIIPGTIAFAVTYLVLARRIGNQLQVLMGSVQKELQGQPTSQKEAQARVERAIKMLESGLSYDKWQFMVGPEIHSQIGMLKYMSKDLDGAQAHFAKASPRNYMAKAMQGALHYQRKDFGSMKQSFEAAVTAGKKEPLIWAVYAWCLVQNKEKEEALRVLGRGVEANPSDEKLKNSLSALQNDKKLKMKPYEPMWWQFGLEAPPPQMLGGGGGRRVQFTPRR; this is encoded by the coding sequence ATGTACAACCTTCTCATCGCCCTGGGTGTGGGTCTCGTCATCACCCTCGGTATCAAGCTCTCCGGTATCGGCTCCATCTGGGCCGGCATCATTCCCGGCACCATCGCCTTCGCGGTGACCTACCTGGTGCTCGCCCGGCGGATCGGCAACCAGCTTCAGGTCCTCATGGGCTCCGTCCAGAAGGAGCTCCAGGGGCAGCCCACCAGCCAGAAGGAAGCCCAGGCGCGTGTCGAGCGGGCCATCAAGATGCTCGAGAGCGGGCTCTCCTACGACAAGTGGCAGTTCATGGTGGGGCCGGAGATCCACTCGCAGATCGGCATGCTCAAGTACATGTCCAAGGATCTGGACGGGGCGCAGGCGCACTTCGCCAAGGCCAGCCCGCGCAACTACATGGCCAAGGCCATGCAGGGCGCCCTGCACTACCAGCGCAAGGACTTCGGCTCCATGAAGCAGTCCTTCGAGGCCGCCGTCACGGCCGGCAAGAAGGAGCCCCTCATCTGGGCCGTGTACGCCTGGTGCCTCGTGCAGAACAAGGAGAAGGAAGAGGCCCTCCGGGTGCTGGGGCGCGGCGTGGAGGCCAACCCCTCCGACGAGAAGCTCAAGAACAGCCTGTCGGCGCTGCAGAACGACAAGAAGCTCAAGATGAAGCCGTATGAGCCCATGTGGTGGCAGTTCGGTCTGGAGGCGCCTCCGCCCCAGATGCTGGGCGGCGGCGGGGGCCGGCGCGTTCAGTTCACCCCCCGACGCTGA